One stretch of Sander lucioperca isolate FBNREF2018 chromosome 13, SLUC_FBN_1.2, whole genome shotgun sequence DNA includes these proteins:
- the p2rx1 gene encoding P2X purinoceptor 1 isoform X3, giving the protein MMSQISNALSDFFFEYETPRQVLVRNRRVGVVCRLIQLGVLAYIIGWVFIYEKGYQSTDTAVSSVFTKMKGVGYTNIEGRERVWDVADYVFPPQGDSSFVVMTNYIITEGQKMGKCPELQGKHNCSSHADCEGGSFKRQMTGVCLNATKTCEVLAWCPVEDDVKIPDPPMLMSAVNYTLFIKNSVTFPLFGVSRSNLVENIDNAYISKCLYDPTDAPLCPIFRLGDIVKLSGFKFETIARVGGAIGIVVDWTCNLDVDVKHCIPKYTFHGLYGNAAETDQARASVGYNFRYAKHYLEDKEQKRTLLKVFGIRFDIIVQSLARKFDIIPTLTAIGSGVGIFGVATVVCDLVLLYLLPKREFYKNMKFKYTDSHVQPDSESLGIETSTYYTFEANARQVQGTGQSNDPDSEACSTETEVCKK; this is encoded by the exons ATGATGAGCCAAATCAGCAATGCCCTCTCTGACTTCTTCTTTGAGTACGAGACCCCGCGCCAGGTGCTGGTGAGGAACAGGAGGGTGGGAGTGGTGTGCCGCCTGATCCAGCTGGGGGTCCTGGCTTACATCATCgg GTGGGTGTTCATCTACGAGAAAGGTTACCAGTCCACAGACACAGCAGTAAGCTCCGTCTTCACCAAAATGAAAGGAGTGGGCTATACCAACATAGAGGGACGTGAGAGAGTGTGGGATGTGGCCGACTACGTCTTCCCTCCGCAG GGAGACTCATCTTTTGTGGTAATGACAAACTACATTATTACTGAAGGTCAGAAGATGGGAAAGTGCCCAGAG CTCCAAGGCAAGCACAACTGTAGCTCACACGCTGACTGTGAAGGAGGGAGTTTCAAAC gACAAATGACGGGGGTCTGCCTGAACGCCACTAAGACCTGCGAGGTTTTGGCGTGGTGCCCTGTTGAGGATGATGTCAAGATACCAGA TCCTCCTATGTTGATGTCTGCAGTGAACTACACACTGTTCATCAAGAATTCTGTTACTTTCCCCTTATTTGGCGTCTCAAG GAGTAACCTGGTGGAGAATATTGATAATGCATACATCAGCAAATGCCTTTATGATCCGACGGATGCTCCACTGTGTCCCATCTTCCGACTGGGAGACATAGTTAAACTGTCTGGCTTCAAATTCGAAACAATAGCCAGAGTG GGAGGGGCCATTGGTATTGTGGTCGACTGGACATGTAACCTAGATGTGGATGTAAAACACTGTATACCAAAGTACACCTTCCACGGTCTGTACGGAAACGCTGCTGAGACAGACCAAGCCAGAGCTTCAGTTGGCTACAATTTCAG GTATGCAAAGCATTATTTGGAGGACAAAGAACAGAAGAGAACCCTTCTCAAAGTGTTCGGGATCAGGTTTGATATCATTGTGCAGTCACTG GCAAGAAAGTTTGATATCATCCCAACACTGACAGCTATAGGCTCTGGAGTGGGCATCTTTGGAGTG GCAACTGTAGTATGTGACTTGGTGCTGCTCTATTTGCTGCCGAAGAGAGAATTTTACAAGAACATGAAGTTCAAATACACAGATTCCCATGTACAG CCTGACAGCGAGTCGCTTGGTATAGAAACAAGCACCTATTACACCTTTGAAGCGAATGCAAGACAAGTCCAAGGCACTGGCCAGTCCAAC GACCCTGATTCAGAGGCATGCAGCACAGAGACGGAGGTATGCAAA AAGTGA
- the p2rx1 gene encoding P2X purinoceptor 1 isoform X4: MMSQISNALSDFFFEYETPRQVLVRNRRVGVVCRLIQLGVLAYIIGWVFIYEKGYQSTDTAVSSVFTKMKGVGYTNIEGRERVWDVADYVFPPQGDSSFVVMTNYIITEGQKMGKCPELQGKHNCSSHADCEGGSFKRTGHGQMTGVCLNATKTCEVLAWCPVEDDVKIPDPPMLMSAVNYTLFIKNSVTFPLFGVSRSNLVENIDNAYISKCLYDPTDAPLCPIFRLGDIVKLSGFKFETIARVGGAIGIVVDWTCNLDVDVKHCIPKYTFHGLYGNAAETDQARASVGYNFRYAKHYLEDKEQKRTLLKVFGIRFDIIVQSLARKFDIIPTLTAIGSGVGIFGVATVVCDLVLLYLLPKREFYKNMKFKYTDSHVQDPDSEACSTETEVCKK; this comes from the exons ATGATGAGCCAAATCAGCAATGCCCTCTCTGACTTCTTCTTTGAGTACGAGACCCCGCGCCAGGTGCTGGTGAGGAACAGGAGGGTGGGAGTGGTGTGCCGCCTGATCCAGCTGGGGGTCCTGGCTTACATCATCgg GTGGGTGTTCATCTACGAGAAAGGTTACCAGTCCACAGACACAGCAGTAAGCTCCGTCTTCACCAAAATGAAAGGAGTGGGCTATACCAACATAGAGGGACGTGAGAGAGTGTGGGATGTGGCCGACTACGTCTTCCCTCCGCAG GGAGACTCATCTTTTGTGGTAATGACAAACTACATTATTACTGAAGGTCAGAAGATGGGAAAGTGCCCAGAG CTCCAAGGCAAGCACAACTGTAGCTCACACGCTGACTGTGAAGGAGGGAGTTTCAAACGTACGGGACATG gACAAATGACGGGGGTCTGCCTGAACGCCACTAAGACCTGCGAGGTTTTGGCGTGGTGCCCTGTTGAGGATGATGTCAAGATACCAGA TCCTCCTATGTTGATGTCTGCAGTGAACTACACACTGTTCATCAAGAATTCTGTTACTTTCCCCTTATTTGGCGTCTCAAG GAGTAACCTGGTGGAGAATATTGATAATGCATACATCAGCAAATGCCTTTATGATCCGACGGATGCTCCACTGTGTCCCATCTTCCGACTGGGAGACATAGTTAAACTGTCTGGCTTCAAATTCGAAACAATAGCCAGAGTG GGAGGGGCCATTGGTATTGTGGTCGACTGGACATGTAACCTAGATGTGGATGTAAAACACTGTATACCAAAGTACACCTTCCACGGTCTGTACGGAAACGCTGCTGAGACAGACCAAGCCAGAGCTTCAGTTGGCTACAATTTCAG GTATGCAAAGCATTATTTGGAGGACAAAGAACAGAAGAGAACCCTTCTCAAAGTGTTCGGGATCAGGTTTGATATCATTGTGCAGTCACTG GCAAGAAAGTTTGATATCATCCCAACACTGACAGCTATAGGCTCTGGAGTGGGCATCTTTGGAGTG GCAACTGTAGTATGTGACTTGGTGCTGCTCTATTTGCTGCCGAAGAGAGAATTTTACAAGAACATGAAGTTCAAATACACAGATTCCCATGTACAG GACCCTGATTCAGAGGCATGCAGCACAGAGACGGAGGTATGCAAA AAGTGA
- the p2rx1 gene encoding P2X purinoceptor 1 isoform X6, whose protein sequence is MMSQISNALSDFFFEYETPRQVLVRNRRVGVVCRLIQLGVLAYIIGWVFIYEKGYQSTDTAVSSVFTKMKGVGYTNIEGRERVWDVADYVFPPQGDSSFVVMTNYIITEGQKMGKCPELQGKHNCSSHADCEGGSFKRTGHGQMTGVCLNATKTCEVLAWCPVEDDVKIPDPPMLMSAVNYTLFIKNSVTFPLFGVSRSNLVENIDNAYISKCLYDPTDAPLCPIFRLGDIVKLSGFKFETIARVGGAIGIVVDWTCNLDVDVKHCIPKYTFHGLYGNAAETDQARASVGYNFRYAKHYLEDKEQKRTLLKVFGIRFDIIVQSLARKFDIIPTLTAIGSGVGIFGVATVVCDLVLLYLLPKREFYKNMKFKYTDSHVQDG, encoded by the exons ATGATGAGCCAAATCAGCAATGCCCTCTCTGACTTCTTCTTTGAGTACGAGACCCCGCGCCAGGTGCTGGTGAGGAACAGGAGGGTGGGAGTGGTGTGCCGCCTGATCCAGCTGGGGGTCCTGGCTTACATCATCgg GTGGGTGTTCATCTACGAGAAAGGTTACCAGTCCACAGACACAGCAGTAAGCTCCGTCTTCACCAAAATGAAAGGAGTGGGCTATACCAACATAGAGGGACGTGAGAGAGTGTGGGATGTGGCCGACTACGTCTTCCCTCCGCAG GGAGACTCATCTTTTGTGGTAATGACAAACTACATTATTACTGAAGGTCAGAAGATGGGAAAGTGCCCAGAG CTCCAAGGCAAGCACAACTGTAGCTCACACGCTGACTGTGAAGGAGGGAGTTTCAAACGTACGGGACATG gACAAATGACGGGGGTCTGCCTGAACGCCACTAAGACCTGCGAGGTTTTGGCGTGGTGCCCTGTTGAGGATGATGTCAAGATACCAGA TCCTCCTATGTTGATGTCTGCAGTGAACTACACACTGTTCATCAAGAATTCTGTTACTTTCCCCTTATTTGGCGTCTCAAG GAGTAACCTGGTGGAGAATATTGATAATGCATACATCAGCAAATGCCTTTATGATCCGACGGATGCTCCACTGTGTCCCATCTTCCGACTGGGAGACATAGTTAAACTGTCTGGCTTCAAATTCGAAACAATAGCCAGAGTG GGAGGGGCCATTGGTATTGTGGTCGACTGGACATGTAACCTAGATGTGGATGTAAAACACTGTATACCAAAGTACACCTTCCACGGTCTGTACGGAAACGCTGCTGAGACAGACCAAGCCAGAGCTTCAGTTGGCTACAATTTCAG GTATGCAAAGCATTATTTGGAGGACAAAGAACAGAAGAGAACCCTTCTCAAAGTGTTCGGGATCAGGTTTGATATCATTGTGCAGTCACTG GCAAGAAAGTTTGATATCATCCCAACACTGACAGCTATAGGCTCTGGAGTGGGCATCTTTGGAGTG GCAACTGTAGTATGTGACTTGGTGCTGCTCTATTTGCTGCCGAAGAGAGAATTTTACAAGAACATGAAGTTCAAATACACAGATTCCCATGTACAG GACggctga
- the p2rx1 gene encoding P2X purinoceptor 1 isoform X2, with translation MMSQISNALSDFFFEYETPRQVLVRNRRVGVVCRLIQLGVLAYIIGWVFIYEKGYQSTDTAVSSVFTKMKGVGYTNIEGRERVWDVADYVFPPQGDSSFVVMTNYIITEGQKMGKCPELQGKHNCSSHADCEGGSFKRTGHGQMTGVCLNATKTCEVLAWCPVEDDVKIPDPPMLMSAVNYTLFIKNSVTFPLFGVSRSNLVENIDNAYISKCLYDPTDAPLCPIFRLGDIVKLSGFKFETIARVGGAIGIVVDWTCNLDVDVKHCIPKYTFHGLYGNAAETDQARASVGYNFRYAKHYLEDKEQKRTLLKVFGIRFDIIVQSLARKFDIIPTLTAIGSGVGIFGVATVVCDLVLLYLLPKREFYKNMKFKYTDSHVQPDSESLGIETSTYYTFEANARQVQGTGQSNDPDSEACSTETEK, from the exons ATGATGAGCCAAATCAGCAATGCCCTCTCTGACTTCTTCTTTGAGTACGAGACCCCGCGCCAGGTGCTGGTGAGGAACAGGAGGGTGGGAGTGGTGTGCCGCCTGATCCAGCTGGGGGTCCTGGCTTACATCATCgg GTGGGTGTTCATCTACGAGAAAGGTTACCAGTCCACAGACACAGCAGTAAGCTCCGTCTTCACCAAAATGAAAGGAGTGGGCTATACCAACATAGAGGGACGTGAGAGAGTGTGGGATGTGGCCGACTACGTCTTCCCTCCGCAG GGAGACTCATCTTTTGTGGTAATGACAAACTACATTATTACTGAAGGTCAGAAGATGGGAAAGTGCCCAGAG CTCCAAGGCAAGCACAACTGTAGCTCACACGCTGACTGTGAAGGAGGGAGTTTCAAACGTACGGGACATG gACAAATGACGGGGGTCTGCCTGAACGCCACTAAGACCTGCGAGGTTTTGGCGTGGTGCCCTGTTGAGGATGATGTCAAGATACCAGA TCCTCCTATGTTGATGTCTGCAGTGAACTACACACTGTTCATCAAGAATTCTGTTACTTTCCCCTTATTTGGCGTCTCAAG GAGTAACCTGGTGGAGAATATTGATAATGCATACATCAGCAAATGCCTTTATGATCCGACGGATGCTCCACTGTGTCCCATCTTCCGACTGGGAGACATAGTTAAACTGTCTGGCTTCAAATTCGAAACAATAGCCAGAGTG GGAGGGGCCATTGGTATTGTGGTCGACTGGACATGTAACCTAGATGTGGATGTAAAACACTGTATACCAAAGTACACCTTCCACGGTCTGTACGGAAACGCTGCTGAGACAGACCAAGCCAGAGCTTCAGTTGGCTACAATTTCAG GTATGCAAAGCATTATTTGGAGGACAAAGAACAGAAGAGAACCCTTCTCAAAGTGTTCGGGATCAGGTTTGATATCATTGTGCAGTCACTG GCAAGAAAGTTTGATATCATCCCAACACTGACAGCTATAGGCTCTGGAGTGGGCATCTTTGGAGTG GCAACTGTAGTATGTGACTTGGTGCTGCTCTATTTGCTGCCGAAGAGAGAATTTTACAAGAACATGAAGTTCAAATACACAGATTCCCATGTACAG CCTGACAGCGAGTCGCTTGGTATAGAAACAAGCACCTATTACACCTTTGAAGCGAATGCAAGACAAGTCCAAGGCACTGGCCAGTCCAAC GACCCTGATTCAGAGGCATGCAGCACAGAGACGGAG AAGTGA
- the p2rx1 gene encoding P2X purinoceptor 1 isoform X1: MMSQISNALSDFFFEYETPRQVLVRNRRVGVVCRLIQLGVLAYIIGWVFIYEKGYQSTDTAVSSVFTKMKGVGYTNIEGRERVWDVADYVFPPQGDSSFVVMTNYIITEGQKMGKCPELQGKHNCSSHADCEGGSFKRTGHGQMTGVCLNATKTCEVLAWCPVEDDVKIPDPPMLMSAVNYTLFIKNSVTFPLFGVSRSNLVENIDNAYISKCLYDPTDAPLCPIFRLGDIVKLSGFKFETIARVGGAIGIVVDWTCNLDVDVKHCIPKYTFHGLYGNAAETDQARASVGYNFRYAKHYLEDKEQKRTLLKVFGIRFDIIVQSLARKFDIIPTLTAIGSGVGIFGVATVVCDLVLLYLLPKREFYKNMKFKYTDSHVQPDSESLGIETSTYYTFEANARQVQGTGQSNDPDSEACSTETEVCKK, translated from the exons ATGATGAGCCAAATCAGCAATGCCCTCTCTGACTTCTTCTTTGAGTACGAGACCCCGCGCCAGGTGCTGGTGAGGAACAGGAGGGTGGGAGTGGTGTGCCGCCTGATCCAGCTGGGGGTCCTGGCTTACATCATCgg GTGGGTGTTCATCTACGAGAAAGGTTACCAGTCCACAGACACAGCAGTAAGCTCCGTCTTCACCAAAATGAAAGGAGTGGGCTATACCAACATAGAGGGACGTGAGAGAGTGTGGGATGTGGCCGACTACGTCTTCCCTCCGCAG GGAGACTCATCTTTTGTGGTAATGACAAACTACATTATTACTGAAGGTCAGAAGATGGGAAAGTGCCCAGAG CTCCAAGGCAAGCACAACTGTAGCTCACACGCTGACTGTGAAGGAGGGAGTTTCAAACGTACGGGACATG gACAAATGACGGGGGTCTGCCTGAACGCCACTAAGACCTGCGAGGTTTTGGCGTGGTGCCCTGTTGAGGATGATGTCAAGATACCAGA TCCTCCTATGTTGATGTCTGCAGTGAACTACACACTGTTCATCAAGAATTCTGTTACTTTCCCCTTATTTGGCGTCTCAAG GAGTAACCTGGTGGAGAATATTGATAATGCATACATCAGCAAATGCCTTTATGATCCGACGGATGCTCCACTGTGTCCCATCTTCCGACTGGGAGACATAGTTAAACTGTCTGGCTTCAAATTCGAAACAATAGCCAGAGTG GGAGGGGCCATTGGTATTGTGGTCGACTGGACATGTAACCTAGATGTGGATGTAAAACACTGTATACCAAAGTACACCTTCCACGGTCTGTACGGAAACGCTGCTGAGACAGACCAAGCCAGAGCTTCAGTTGGCTACAATTTCAG GTATGCAAAGCATTATTTGGAGGACAAAGAACAGAAGAGAACCCTTCTCAAAGTGTTCGGGATCAGGTTTGATATCATTGTGCAGTCACTG GCAAGAAAGTTTGATATCATCCCAACACTGACAGCTATAGGCTCTGGAGTGGGCATCTTTGGAGTG GCAACTGTAGTATGTGACTTGGTGCTGCTCTATTTGCTGCCGAAGAGAGAATTTTACAAGAACATGAAGTTCAAATACACAGATTCCCATGTACAG CCTGACAGCGAGTCGCTTGGTATAGAAACAAGCACCTATTACACCTTTGAAGCGAATGCAAGACAAGTCCAAGGCACTGGCCAGTCCAAC GACCCTGATTCAGAGGCATGCAGCACAGAGACGGAGGTATGCAAA AAGTGA
- the p2rx1 gene encoding P2X purinoceptor 1 isoform X5 produces the protein MMSQISNALSDFFFEYETPRQVLVRNRRVGVVCRLIQLGVLAYIIGWVFIYEKGYQSTDTAVSSVFTKMKGVGYTNIEGRERVWDVADYVFPPQGDSSFVVMTNYIITEGQKMGKCPELQGKHNCSSHADCEGGSFKRTGHGQMTGVCLNATKTCEVLAWCPVEDDVKIPDPPMLMSAVNYTLFIKNSVTFPLFGVSRSNLVENIDNAYISKCLYDPTDAPLCPIFRLGDIVKLSGFKFETIARVGGAIGIVVDWTCNLDVDVKHCIPKYTFHGLYGNAAETDQARASVGYNFRYAKHYLEDKEQKRTLLKVFGIRFDIIVQSLARKFDIIPTLTAIGSGVGIFGVATVVCDLVLLYLLPKREFYKNMKFKYTDSHVQDPDSEACSTETEK, from the exons ATGATGAGCCAAATCAGCAATGCCCTCTCTGACTTCTTCTTTGAGTACGAGACCCCGCGCCAGGTGCTGGTGAGGAACAGGAGGGTGGGAGTGGTGTGCCGCCTGATCCAGCTGGGGGTCCTGGCTTACATCATCgg GTGGGTGTTCATCTACGAGAAAGGTTACCAGTCCACAGACACAGCAGTAAGCTCCGTCTTCACCAAAATGAAAGGAGTGGGCTATACCAACATAGAGGGACGTGAGAGAGTGTGGGATGTGGCCGACTACGTCTTCCCTCCGCAG GGAGACTCATCTTTTGTGGTAATGACAAACTACATTATTACTGAAGGTCAGAAGATGGGAAAGTGCCCAGAG CTCCAAGGCAAGCACAACTGTAGCTCACACGCTGACTGTGAAGGAGGGAGTTTCAAACGTACGGGACATG gACAAATGACGGGGGTCTGCCTGAACGCCACTAAGACCTGCGAGGTTTTGGCGTGGTGCCCTGTTGAGGATGATGTCAAGATACCAGA TCCTCCTATGTTGATGTCTGCAGTGAACTACACACTGTTCATCAAGAATTCTGTTACTTTCCCCTTATTTGGCGTCTCAAG GAGTAACCTGGTGGAGAATATTGATAATGCATACATCAGCAAATGCCTTTATGATCCGACGGATGCTCCACTGTGTCCCATCTTCCGACTGGGAGACATAGTTAAACTGTCTGGCTTCAAATTCGAAACAATAGCCAGAGTG GGAGGGGCCATTGGTATTGTGGTCGACTGGACATGTAACCTAGATGTGGATGTAAAACACTGTATACCAAAGTACACCTTCCACGGTCTGTACGGAAACGCTGCTGAGACAGACCAAGCCAGAGCTTCAGTTGGCTACAATTTCAG GTATGCAAAGCATTATTTGGAGGACAAAGAACAGAAGAGAACCCTTCTCAAAGTGTTCGGGATCAGGTTTGATATCATTGTGCAGTCACTG GCAAGAAAGTTTGATATCATCCCAACACTGACAGCTATAGGCTCTGGAGTGGGCATCTTTGGAGTG GCAACTGTAGTATGTGACTTGGTGCTGCTCTATTTGCTGCCGAAGAGAGAATTTTACAAGAACATGAAGTTCAAATACACAGATTCCCATGTACAG GACCCTGATTCAGAGGCATGCAGCACAGAGACGGAG AAGTGA